TGCCATCATGAACGCAATATGAATAAACACAAAAACTTGCGCAATTATTTATGTCGTCATGTCTTCACAAATAAAAAACAGGGGACGGATTAATTGTCCGCCCCCTTTTAGAACACTTTCAGGAATAAAACTCATTTCTTTGGCGCAACTCTTGGCTTCGGTGAGAGTTTCACATCCGGAGCCTGTGCGGATGTCGGGGCCGGCGGGGAAATTTCAAGGAGCTCGATCTCGAAAATAAGCAGGGAATTGGCGCCAATTTTGGGCGTAGCCCGTTCGCCGTAAGCCAGTTTCGGTGGAATGAACACCTTCCACTTGGAACCCACTTTCATCATCGGGATGATCTCGGTCCAGCCGGGGATCACCTGGTTTACAGGGAATTCGATCGGCTGGCCGCCGTGTACCTGCGAACTGTCGAATTCAGTACCGTCAATCAAAGTTCCCTTGTACAGAATTTTTACCGTGTCTGTGGGTTTCGGCATGGGCCCGGCGCCCTCTTTCATCACCGTGTACTGGAGGCTGTCGGGAGGAAGGGTAATCACGCCTGTTTTTTTGGCATTCTCAGCAAGGAAAGCGCTGGCCTTGGCCTGATTTTCAGATTTTTCTTTTTTGAGTGCGGTTTCCTGTTTGGCTTTCAACTTTGTAGAAAAAGCGTCCATAACCTTGGCAATATCGCTGTCCGGAAGGGCGGTGGCTTTGTTATCAAGGATATCGGTGATGCCTTTCTGGAACATGGCGAGATTCAGATCGGCGGGATCGATCTTGTTATCTTTGAAATTACGGCCGATCTGCATACCGATAGCGTAGCTGGCCTTATCCACATCGTTCTTGAATTCAGCTTTTCCGCCGCCTTTATTTGAACACGCAACCAACGGCAGAGAAGAAATAAGCAAGGCAGATAAAAGAAATCGTAAAGCCTTTGCTTCCTGCATAACTGCTCCTTTTTAAAATGGTTTTCGTACCCTGTACTCTTATGAGATTGAGAGATTCCCAGGGAAACTGTGAAAATAACATGGTACATCCGAACATATATTATCAATACACATGCATAAATGTGCTCATATCGCAAAATACCTGCTTAATATACATGATTTTCTAATGTTTTAAAAGAATTAAATACGCTAAAAAAGAAAAAATTACCGTTTTTTCCAAAATCCTCGAAAAGATTGTAAAAAAAGTGGGTTATTCTCCAAAAAAGTTTGTAAGGTGAAAAATCCTTACTTCACCAAAACCATTTTCCCATA
This region of Candidatus Latescibacter sp. genomic DNA includes:
- a CDS encoding FKBP-type peptidyl-prolyl cis-trans isomerase → MQEAKALRFLLSALLISSLPLVACSNKGGGKAEFKNDVDKASYAIGMQIGRNFKDNKIDPADLNLAMFQKGITDILDNKATALPDSDIAKVMDAFSTKLKAKQETALKKEKSENQAKASAFLAENAKKTGVITLPPDSLQYTVMKEGAGPMPKPTDTVKILYKGTLIDGTEFDSSQVHGGQPIEFPVNQVIPGWTEIIPMMKVGSKWKVFIPPKLAYGERATPKIGANSLLIFEIELLEISPPAPTSAQAPDVKLSPKPRVAPKK